The Musa acuminata AAA Group cultivar baxijiao chromosome BXJ3-6, Cavendish_Baxijiao_AAA, whole genome shotgun sequence region AAAAAGAAAATCCATAAAGAAAATGCAGAAGCATTCAGCATGACAATTCACATAAAAAAAAACTTCAGAAATAAGATATAAAGACTATAATTTAGTACCTCTAAAGAACTCAGCGCTAATTGATAAATATATAACCAAGGAAtgtgaaggaaaaaaagaaaagatttgtgCAGACCACATGACAGTCTTATCACAGAACGACCTAATCTTGGCAACTGAAGTATGAACCATAGGAAAGAACTCACAGCCAGGACTTCAAAAGGACCAAATGAGATCCGAAATGTTTAGCAAAGTCAACTTTGACTTGTTCCAGTATTTCAAATGCCCTGCAGGAAATGGACATCGTGGAAGAGACATTAATGAACTACCATAATGATGTCCCACAGAACCTTTAGCAAAACATAAGGATTGTTCACTTAAACCCAACTGGATCCTGGAACTTTTTTCGATCCTTGATTAACAACCTCCCTCAATCCTGCTTTTTCATCCCACAAACCAATGTCTGCACAAACCCCAGACAACATGACACGCGCTGCAATGTCTTGAGGATCGAGCTCTAAAGTGCATTTAGCTGCATACATCCCAATCTCTAGGTCTCCGTACGTCTTACATCCAGACAGAAGACTGCGCCATATGACCTTATTTGGTTCCATGGGCATACTTCTTATGAAGTCATAAGCCATTTTTATCAAACCAGCTCTGGCAAATAGATCCACCATGCATGCAAAATGATCAATCTTTGGAGTGATGTCATAATCCTTCATATTTTGAAAATGAGACTGACCTTCTTCCACTAGACCCACATGACTACAAGCAGATAGAACTCCGATGAATGTTATGTCATTAGGTTTGACATTTTCCTCTTGCATCCTTCTAAATATGTCCAGTGCTTCTCTCCCAAAGCCATGTTGTGCATACCCAACAAGGATGCTATTCCAGGAGACTAAGTTTTTAAATGCcaatatattgaaaattttatcaGCATATTTCAATCTTCCACACTTTGCATACATATCAATGAGTGCACTTCCCACGACTACATGACTGTCAAGTGAAAACTTAATTACCTTACCGTGTGTCTGAGATCCCCACCCTAACCCTGGTAAATTAGCACAAAGGTTCAAAATACTTGAATAGGTGTACGGATCTGGATTTACACCTTCAACCAACATCTTTTTCAGACAGTTTCTTGCTCCTTCAAAATCCCTTTGTTTGACATAACAGTCAACCATGGAGTTCCATGATACTATATCTCTTTCTTCCATATATTCAAACAGTTTGGAGGATTCCTTGATCAATCCACATTTAGCATAGAATTCCATTACTGCATTGCCAATATGTGCAGACATTTTAAAACCCTGTTTTACAATTAATGAGTGGATCTGCCTCCCTACTTGAACTGAACCTGTGCTTGAACACGCAACAAGTGCAGTAGGAAAAATGTGCTCATTGGGTCTCAACCCAGAAAGGAGCAATTCTTTAAAGAGAaccaaagctttctccccttgacCATGTTTTGTGAAACCCCCTATCAGTGCAGCCCAAGTTGCCAAACCTGGCTCCTCTAGCTCAGAAAAAGTTTGGTGAGCCAAATCCATCTTGCTGCAGTTggcgtacatatcaacaatgccTGCTTCTACATATTGGTCAGATCCATTTCCAGTCTTAATAGCAAGGCAATGCAGTTTCTTCCCAATCATTGGATCCCCCAGGTCAGCACAGGCGCTCAGGGTGCTTGTGATCATGAACTCATTAACCTCAACCCCCTCCTTCATTGCCCATGAGAAAACCCTCAAAGCTTTCTCATTTTCTCCACAATAGACATAGCCTGAAAGAATTGAACCCCAAGAAACCAAACTACGATGAGTAGCGCCATCAAATACCCTTTGTGCAAGGATCATCATGCGACACTTAGCATAAAAATTAATCAATGAATTATCAACAAAAACACTCATAGCACCCAGCTCGACCCGATAAATCCGTCCATGGATCTCCTTCCCGATCCTGACGGCACCAGCACTGGCACAAGCCAAAAGAAGACCAACATATGTGTAGTGGTTCGGATCCAAACCTGTCGACACCATCAACCTAACAGAATCGATAGCATCATCTGCAAGGCCTAATCTGGAATACGCAGATATCATGATTGTCCATGAGACGACGTTCTTATGGGGCATATGATCGAACACCGTGCGAGCATCACCAATGCGACCGAGCTTGGTATACATTATCAGGACACGGTTGCTAACGATGATATCGGGAAGGAAAGCTGAGACGATCAGTTTGCTGTGGGCGAGTTTCCCTCGGGCGAGGCACCGAGCGCCGCCAAGCGCTCGGAGGAGGCCTTGGAGAGTCATGAACGGAGTTCTCAGGGGATAACAATGGCTTTTGGTTGTTCTGTGGGATCTCGTACATGTCTCTTGTTATGAGAACGGAGACAGTGATATGGGTAGATATCAGCAGGAGCAGCAGATCATCGATGGGAGAGAAGACGAGCAGAGGACTGCGAGCACGTAACGAATTGGAATTACTTGCGGCGCCGAGACTTCGATGAAGTCCCCTGTACAAACCACAACTCAGTTcatgattcaagtcatgaattgtGGGTAACCCGCCGCCCTCGAGGCGGAGCTCCGGAACTGGCCCTCGTGTCCGGAGGCGGAGGACTGCGAGCTGTCGGCGCGGCTGCTGAAGCCAGTGGAGGACACGGTGGCGGTGAACGGCTTGGAGTTCTTCGCCGCCGGGATTGGGTCGACCAGCGGAAGGCGGCGGGTGGGGCAGCGACGGTAGTTTCAAAAAGAATGTTAGGAGTTTACTTTTCGGAGGCTTTTGACAATCTCTCACTATTTATAGCttcatgaaaaaataataaaataatattttattatttataattcttttaatttagaatttatttatttttttcattcctCACGAGTCACATCCACTCGTTCCCTGCACACCCGACTGCTATCGAGAAGCGCTCGTTGGTGTCAATCTGTTTATAATCCGCTCGTTGCTATTGAGAATGTCACaaataaatatttcaataaatatttaatatatattataaattataaatataaactttgTAAGTTTTAAATTATCACATAACAAATGATCCAATATGTTTTATCGTATCTAAAAGTCCTCGTAAGTGCTAAGATGATATTATTACGGAACAAGATAGCGAATCAATCCTAGATACTACTTCAAAGGTCCATCTAGGCATATACCACTCAGGTAGCTCTAAGGTGTTATGCTGGTTGATATTCTGCGAAGCTAGAAAATCCTCAAGATTGTTGTTTGGATGGTCTATTTTTAAAAGAATGAGAAAGCCAAACCTATTGTAAGCCTTCTTCATGTTGTGCAAAACATAAACAAAattgaaatatataaatatacataaacattacatcgaacacatTATGTACAAACTTATCCATGATATTCTTGTTCATTTATTCTTTTGATGTTCTCGTTGAAGCCTTTAAGGACGTTATATCTTTTCACCTTTGTTGAATATTCAAAGCACCTCCCTTGACTTCCAACTGTTTTCTATCACTATTCTTGAATAATCAAACTTTGATCCTCTAAAGCTACTTTAACTCGAAAGTGACTCTAACCTTAGCATGGGGTAAGTCGAGTTGTGCTTATCTTTGTTAATTCCCATGGATCTCTCGCATCGCTTGAACACGATAGATATTtattagagctttaacgagcatcatcccaTAGACTTTGAAGTTTTTGATGTATTTCCTTTACAAAATTTACCCATCAAATTCTCATGTGCTTAGTCGTCTTTTCCAAGTATGTTCACATCGCTTCCACTATTGATTGATATTATATTAgaaaatgaagtggacaatctagtCTTGGTAGAATCGATCACTAttggtgatgatttgataattattgTCTGTGTCGCTGAGCCTCTTCGAATGGTTTTTAAATATGTGTAAGGCTCATTTACTAGATAACTACGAGAACTAAGGTACtatgttttgcccattctctcaaGAATTGAGAAGGCTAAGGGtagactttatcaatctctttgaGAGTTGTACTTCGTGCATCAAGTTGGTTACTAGCTTTCACTTGTTCTTTGCTTATATTTCTAAAGCACatgaagtatttgcactccttgcattcaaTTAGCTATAGTGATTCATTTTCTCATTACCATCGAACTTCTTAAATGCAAAAAATTTTACCCGC contains the following coding sequences:
- the LOC135640600 gene encoding pentatricopeptide repeat-containing protein At3g57430, chloroplastic-like, translating into MTLQGLLRALGGARCLARGKLAHSKLIVSAFLPDIIVSNRVLIMYTKLGRIGDARTVFDHMPHKNVVSWTIMISAYSRLGLADDAIDSVRLMVSTGLDPNHYTYVGLLLACASAGAVRIGKEIHGRIYRVELGAMSVFVDNSLINFYAKCRMMILAQRVFDGATHRSLVSWGSILSGYVYCGENEKALRVFSWAMKEGVEVNEFMITSTLSACADLGDPMIGKKLHCLAIKTGNGSDQYVEAGIVDMYANCSKMDLAHQTFSELEEPGLATWAALIGGFTKHGQGEKALVLFKELLLSGLRPNEHIFPTALVACSSTGSVQVGRQIHSLIVKQGFKMSAHIGNAVMEFYAKCGLIKESSKLFEYMEERDIVSWNSMVDCYVKQRDFEGARNCLKKMLVEGVNPDPYTYSSILNLCANLPGLGWGSQTHGKVIKFSLDSHVVVGSALIDMYAKCGRLKYADKIFNILAFKNLVSWNSILVGYAQHGFGREALDIFRRMQEENVKPNDITFIGVLSACSHVGLVEEGQSHFQNMKDYDITPKIDHFACMVDLFARAGLIKMAYDFIRSMPMEPNKVIWRSLLSGCKTYGDLEIGMYAAKCTLELDPQDIAARVMLSGVCADIGLWDEKAGLREVVNQGSKKVPGSSWV